In Pieris rapae chromosome 24, ilPieRapa1.1, whole genome shotgun sequence, a single window of DNA contains:
- the LOC110996156 gene encoding uncharacterized protein LOC110996156 isoform X1, whose translation MCTGEWRGMGVARSPSHESVTTDLSLFSVSSAASDARVLRLLACKAGQGPEPSLRVASPNPEGKALSLRRGSPAVPLQSDACRDLLAGCASLCAQLGLRRSFSAGDVSAPGALPPVRSATSEVGLCAALEALTLNAASRSCSTWVAVGGSQLPSPQRSQPVQLPQRTLPTDNKKVRQSYIKRRLITTYRALERMSQSEFNLDKLEAAAVSAVSAVNPGPITITVPTKNTSFVHPEAAHLALTAADLERERGRALSKYERNMMIFNWLHTLDEASPF comes from the exons ATGTGCACGGGGGAGTGGAGAGGTATGGGGGTAGCCCGTTCCCCATCACATGAATCTGTAACGACAGATTTGTCCCTATTTAGTGTTTCATCTGCTGCTTCTGATGCTAGAGTACTGAGGTTGCTCGCCTGTAAG GCTGGCCAAGGACCGGAGCCATCACTCCGTGTTGCCAGTCCCAATCCTGAAGGAAAGGCATTAAG CCTTCGTCGCGGTTCACCGGCAGTACCACTTCAGAGTGACGCGTGTCGGGACTTACTGGCGGGTTGCGCGTCTCTCTGTGCACAATTAGGACTACGCAGGTCATTCAGCGCTGGTGATGTGTCTGCTCCGGGTGCCCTACCGCCTGTCAGATC CGCAACTTCAGAGGTTGGTTTATGCGCTGCCCTTGAAGCCTTAACTTTGAATGCAGCATCCCGTTCTTGCAGCACATGGGTGGCTG TAGGTGGTTCCCAGCTGCCATCACCACAAAGGTCGCAGCCGGTCCAACTTCCCCAGAGAACGCTTCCGACTGAcaataaaaag gtcCGCCAAAGCTACATCAAACGACGTTTGATCACGACATACAGAGCATTGGAGAGAATGTCGCAATCGGAATTTAATTTGGATAAGTTAGag gcTGCCGCAGTGAGTGCTGTATCAGCTGTGAATCCGGGCCCCATCACCATCACTGTGCCCACAAAGAACACGAGTTTCGTTCATCCag aaGCGGCACATTTAGCTTTGACAGCTGCCGACCTCGAGAGGGAAAGGGGAAGGGCTCTTTCGAAGTATGAGCGTAATATGATGATATTTAACTGGCTTCACACATTGGACGAGGCATCTCCATTTTAA
- the LOC110996156 gene encoding uncharacterized protein LOC110996156 isoform X2 has translation MCTGEWRGMGVARSPSHESVTTDLSLFSVSSAASDARVLRLLACKAGQGPEPSLRVASPNPEGKALSLRRGSPAVPLQSDACRDLLAGCASLCAQLGLRRSFSAGDVSAPGALPPVRSATSEVGLCAALEALTLNAASRSCSTWVAGGSQLPSPQRSQPVQLPQRTLPTDNKKVRQSYIKRRLITTYRALERMSQSEFNLDKLEAAAVSAVSAVNPGPITITVPTKNTSFVHPEAAHLALTAADLERERGRALSKYERNMMIFNWLHTLDEASPF, from the exons ATGTGCACGGGGGAGTGGAGAGGTATGGGGGTAGCCCGTTCCCCATCACATGAATCTGTAACGACAGATTTGTCCCTATTTAGTGTTTCATCTGCTGCTTCTGATGCTAGAGTACTGAGGTTGCTCGCCTGTAAG GCTGGCCAAGGACCGGAGCCATCACTCCGTGTTGCCAGTCCCAATCCTGAAGGAAAGGCATTAAG CCTTCGTCGCGGTTCACCGGCAGTACCACTTCAGAGTGACGCGTGTCGGGACTTACTGGCGGGTTGCGCGTCTCTCTGTGCACAATTAGGACTACGCAGGTCATTCAGCGCTGGTGATGTGTCTGCTCCGGGTGCCCTACCGCCTGTCAGATC CGCAACTTCAGAGGTTGGTTTATGCGCTGCCCTTGAAGCCTTAACTTTGAATGCAGCATCCCGTTCTTGCAGCACATGGGTGGCTG GTGGTTCCCAGCTGCCATCACCACAAAGGTCGCAGCCGGTCCAACTTCCCCAGAGAACGCTTCCGACTGAcaataaaaag gtcCGCCAAAGCTACATCAAACGACGTTTGATCACGACATACAGAGCATTGGAGAGAATGTCGCAATCGGAATTTAATTTGGATAAGTTAGag gcTGCCGCAGTGAGTGCTGTATCAGCTGTGAATCCGGGCCCCATCACCATCACTGTGCCCACAAAGAACACGAGTTTCGTTCATCCag aaGCGGCACATTTAGCTTTGACAGCTGCCGACCTCGAGAGGGAAAGGGGAAGGGCTCTTTCGAAGTATGAGCGTAATATGATGATATTTAACTGGCTTCACACATTGGACGAGGCATCTCCATTTTAA